The Eubalaena glacialis isolate mEubGla1 chromosome 16, mEubGla1.1.hap2.+ XY, whole genome shotgun sequence genome segment gtaggctattgggtagagctgggtcttggtgctgagatgaggaactccgtgagacctcgctccgatgaatattccctggggtttgaggttctctgttagtccagtggttcagacttggacctcccactgcaggagctttggcccaaCTCTGGGCTCGTGAACCAGGGTCCCGCAAGCCacctggggtggcaaaaaaaaaaaagtaaaaaataaaattagactaggaaactaacagatatgttgggaagaatataaaaatatagatgaatcaacaaccggaaggtgCATCTTTAccacaataataaataaagaggaggagggaaaagaaaaaaaacaagtgtgGGGGAAgtccttggctgtggagggcggggcctaagcaagggcgaggtttgggcgGTGGGCGGgaccaatgctcaggacccacagggctggaaaaggccctgggggctgtggggaacAGAAGGGGCCTaggcatgccccccacccctggtctcagagggcaggggacctcacctgggagcacagcaggctccccgggcctGAGTGGCCAGGGCAAGCGCCCTCCACTCCTCTCGCTTCTCCTGCATGGCTCCTTCCGCctacctctcctgatctccccagcctccctcctatgcccccaggacccacgtggcctggaTGGGGTTTGGAGGGGGGGCGGtaccggcctgggagctcagcaggctcccggggcctgagtgggcggggcaatcgccctccactcctctcctgatctcctggcctcaggggcactgatcctgtctggcctccactcctcctcccccctcagtccccctacgtcctgctggttcactttggggtttcTCCCGTCTCCTTGAGTGTCAGAATCTCCCACCAGTGgctggcaggcaccctagttgtggggagacgctagcTCTGCGTCTTCTCACACCGCTATCTTGACTCCACCTcccgtgagtgtcttttttgtatttaatttccgCAGTAGGCGTGAGTAAAGGTGTGGACTCTACCTCGGATTGGTTGTATTGGCTGCTtcaattatgatgatgatgatgacggagAATTTAAAAACCTAGAGGTTAGCAGCAACTTTACTAAGAAGGAGGTGATGAGGCTCTGACCCCATAGTCTGCCTCGTTCCTTCATCCCAAGCCGCCTCACAGCTAGTAACATAACGTGAGTAAGAGAAGAGAGCTAACATTTATAAACTAGAGGAACATTTTGGTCGTTTTAAGTAATTATCATTTTAGCTTGTGACACTGGGTTGCAACATTTTTCTGCTTCTGTGTATCTGAAAGACTCCAGTACCTCTTGGGAGGGACTCACTAAGACAGTGGCAAgcaaatagcaaatatttattaagtgaagaACAGATTTAAGATAACATGGACTACCCAGAAAATCCCCTCCATCGTACTACACTAATCACATGCATCTCAAGGTATCAGTATATCGGCTTATTGAAGGCCTGGTGAGAATTAAGGCAACTGATCAAGTGATTTGGGGTTTAGGAAATAGGGGTGCTTTGCTTTATAAGGTGAGGATCATCTTGGGAATTGTGCgtgtgggtgggggcagggttcAGGGGTAGCATCTGGTAGCGCTCACTCCAAGTGAAACACACGCTTAAAGAAGAAGCTGCCTGTGTGAGAAGTTACAGCACTGAAACACCTTACTTTTGTGTCCAGGAAAAACCCTGTTGGAGGCCATGCGTCTGTGAACAAAGGAGAAGGGACAGCGGTGAGCATGTCAGCCCTGAACTGGAAGCCCTTCGTGTACGGAGGCCTGGCCTCCATCACAGCGGAGTGCGGTAAGGGGCCCAGGGCGGAGCCCGGTCAGCTGCCTGCTGCACGTGATGAGGCTGAAACGTCTGGGTGTGATCATTGGGTGTCATAAGACTTACGGTGTGAGTGTAGTTCAAGCACAGAATGTGAGATTATGAAACACTTAATCTCAGAATtcaaaatttctttcttcctttgggaTACTTTTAAGACAAAATAGTGACTTTGGCTGCTTATTAGCAGTTTAGGGTTCAAAGTTCAGTGGGGAGACAGTTGGACCTGTTGCTCAAACGGAAGTTTCATGAATCATTGTTGGATGCCATCTGTCCCCGTTCTCCTTGTCCTTTTCCCCGCTTCATCGCTGTTAACACATTTGGCTTTAAAGGAGGTTTAGGGAGCCCCAAGGCCTTCCTGACCCGGAGGCGAGTGACTGTCATCGTGCCATCATGTTCTAATCGTGCCTGTTGTTCATGTCCTGCTGGTGACTTCCTCATCAGCTCGGTTCCAATCAGATCctatttgttcctttgtttatTCCCCAGATCATTCATTCAGCACATGTTGATtgacgggaattccctggcgtcaatggttaggactctgcactttcactgcccgagggcccgggttcaatccctggttggggaactaagatcccacaagctgtgtggcgtggccaaaaacaaaacaaaacacatgttgATTGAGATGCTGCCaagtgccaggtgctgggctgaGTCGCTGCTGTCCTGGGACAGAGGCTGCCCCTGAGGAGCCAGTGGGGACCAGGGCTGAGGGGTTGAGGCACATTAACCACCGACCACTGGCTTAGGCTCCCCGTGTAGATTCACTGACACAGTGACTCAAGGTTACTGTGTATGGGTTTATATGTTTGGATGGACTGTCTCTTAGGTACTACATTAAACATTTTTACCTACATTAACAGAGTCACTTTTAGGCTGTAACACACAGGTGAGAAACTCCTTTAGAAAACGCATTTATCTCCGTTCATGTTGAACCCCATATCAGCCTTCACATGTGTGAAAAATAGtaacttacattttatttttattttattattattattatttcttggctgcactgcgcggcttgcgggatctaagttccccgacaaggggttgaacccgggccccagcagtgaaagtgccgagtcctaaccactggactgccagggagttcccagtaACTTATATTTTAAGATGGATTTCCTGTTTGTGTAAATCATTCCATGTACCTACCTTTGACAGCACTGCAGCCTCCTCAAATCCTAGGTAGAATAAGATGggacataaataaaaatgtacagaaaacacagttatgcatttttaaaaagatttaaaaaaatcttttggttcctaatttttttttttttaaataggaagatTGCAAAGTATCTGCCATTTCTTAATTCTGTCTCTTAGTTTACGTTATAGTCTGAATGTTTCCTCAGTAATGTATCCCTGTGTATCCTTTGTTTAGTGAAATTTCTTTCTATTAAGTGAAACATttccttcttaaaaattttaaggtaCTTTTCCAATTGATTTAACCAAGACACGGCTCCAGATTCAAGGCCAGAAGAATGATGCAAACTTTAAAGAAATCAGGTATCGAGGAATGTTGCATGCGTTAGTGAGGATAGGCAGAGAGGAAGGCCTGAAAGCACTGTATTCAGGGTAAGTAGACTTTCTTGTGTTTATATTTCACTGTTGAGCTTTCAAGTGAACAGACTTCACACTAAGACTTCATAGAGAAAAAATATAAGTTTGGGGTGTATTCAAGAGCAAGTAGcaatggttgatttttttttttttttttttcatttttcatttcaactttattttctatatatgtgtTTTAATGTAGCGAGTGTTGTGGTGAAACTATGTTTTCATTATATTCAAATACAGATAATAATACAAAAATTGCATTTGTTTTAATAGCCCTTCCCCTTGGTTATTCTGAATTACTGAGGTTTTTGCTATAATGAAAATGATATGATATTCTCCATAGGTAAGAGTTGCAGTGAACAGCTTTTCTTTAATCCAACATTTAACAACCAGTGTGCTGCAGGCACTGGTTAGGAAAGTGAGTAAGGTGGGGTCCTGCCTATGGCAGTCAGAGGCCCTGCAGGAAACAATTCGTTCGGGTGGTTTAAATGAAGGGAGATTAATGAAAGGGCTCCTTAAGGGTTAAGGGAACGAATGAAGGATTTTGAGGTACCTAGAAACTAGCAAAGTGAGAAATTGTTACCAACCCTAGGACCAGAGGGACAAGGATGGGAATGATGTTAGCAGAGCCTACTAGGGCTGGAGCCTTGAAGGAGTCCACAGGAGTTGTTGAGAGATGCCTTGCTAGTGCCCAGGGAGAGGAAGAAATACCTCcacttcttctccctccccccctctctccctccctcccatcttctACTGGCTGAATCCGCCTGGAATCAGCTGGCAGGGGAGCCAGCTGGCAAGGGAGCCGGGTGGTGTCCTCCGTGGCGCCAGCCTCGGCACAGAGCAGCACAGAGAGGGGTGAGACTGGATCTGGGTGGACACATGGGAATCGGCAGCAGCCCCTGCCCTGAAGGAGCTGTGGTTGCGTGGGGACTGCGGATGTGGAAACGGGATTACGGTGGCGTCTGCCAAGTACTAGACTCCGGTTGAGGCAGGGCATCAATCCCAGACTAAGAGGCCCTGGATCTGATCTTGAAGGACCAAGAGGAGTTAGCTGGGTGAAGTTAGAGGGGAACTCTGTTCATGCAGAGCCAGTAGTGTGTGCGGGAGAGCACGGCACATTCTAGAAACTGCAAGTGATTCAGCATGGATTTAGCACGGGGGTTAGTAGCAGGAGATGGAGTTGGAACTGTAATAAGGAGTCAGGACCTGCACGACCTCGGGTCGTGCTAAGTCAGCATCTTGCTTTGGGGCAGTACACCAGGTCCAGATCCCAAACTGATGTCTCACAGCCCTCCCACCCACGGGTCCCCAAAGGTTTTTGTCTTTCAATTGAGCCAGTCTTTTAAATGCGAGAAGTTGAACATAAAAACCATTCGATCTTCTCAAGGAAGCTAACATCTGGGCCCACATTTGGTCACTTATGATAATAGTAACTGGTGTTAAGGATGCTTTCTCTGGTTTACCAAACCTCTGGCACTCACATAGTGTAGGTGTGCAGTTAGACCCAGCCCGCTTCACGCGCTCATAGCATTTGCCCGGTACCTGTAAGTGTGTGAGTTTAGTATACCTGTGGCAGACAtaagccactgaagggttttgagTAGAGGGACTGACATGATCAGGTTTCCGTTGTAAAAAATTCCCGCCTGCCGttgggagaaagagagacagtgaCAGTGGAAGCAGGCTGACACATAGGAAGCAGAGACAAGGATCTGACCTGAGGAATTGTCttggggatggagagaaagaagGCAGGCTGTTTAGGGCAGAGGATCGACATAGTGTACGACCTCATACATGAggggtggtggggaaggaggagacgGGCTAGTGTCTCTTTCTGGTCTGGCCAGTGTGCAGATGGAGGTTCCATTCCTTGGTCTaggacacagaagaggaagagCGGATTGTTTGGAGAGGGAGGTTAATTAGTTGTGTGAGACACTTGCTCTGGTGGTAGGTGTAGGACATGTGAATTGAAAAATCTGGGAAGCAGCTGGAAATGCATCTTGGGATCAGTGTTGGAAACATGAATTTAGGAGTCATCACTCTTTGGACAGTTGAAGCCATGCGAGTAGATGAGCTCATCTGGGGAGTGTGTGGAGCcatgagagaagagaggaaggacagAATTCCTGGGCCCCTCAGAGGACAGAGGTAGGATgtgcagagaaagaagaggaattgGAGAGAGTGAAGTTATGGCAGCTCAGGGAGGAGACGGCTGCAAGCAGGACAAAGAGTGGACCATAGCAAATATTGGAAAGACAAAGAGGctttataagatgctgatgaaaagcATCATTTAATTTAGCTACAGAGATGTCCCTTGGGCCCCTTTTGGTGAGGGGGCTATTGATGAAGAGGGTGGAAGGAAGCCGGATTGCAATCTGAGAAGGAGGTGGGAAGTGTGGCAGGAGAGCCTGCGAGTATGAATGCCACAGGGTggttttggggtggggagggtcccggaggagggagagggaataaCTGGAACAGGGCCCCCAGGGAGGTGGGAGATGAGCTCCAGAGCAACCCTGGAGGATGCTTACAGAGGCCAGATTTTACCAGGCGCTTTGTCCTGAGAAAGGAAAGCCCTCCCATTATAATGTGAATGGGCAAATAGAACTCCGTGTTCACATACGTTTTCATTGAGGATAAATATGAGGGGCTGAGCTATCACTTAGGGAACTAATAACTTGCACACATTTAACTgaacccatacacacacacacacacacacacactcacacacacactcacacacatatatacatatattttattttctgctccactgtgtggcttgtgggagcttagttccccaaccagggattgaacctgggccctaggCATTGAAAGcgcctagtcctaaccactggacggccagggaattcccaagaatccacctttaaaaaaattttttttttaacttttttcttaaaagatttttaaactaattatttatttgtttatttattttttaaatttaatttttatttatttttggctgtgttgggtctttgttgctgcgcgcgggctttctctagttgcggcgagctgggggtactcttcattgcggtgcgcaggcttctcattgcggtggcttctcttgttgcggagcacgggctctaggcgtgcgggcttcagtagttgtggcacatgggctcagtagttgtggcttgcgggctctagagcgcaggctcagtaattgtggtgcacgggcttagttgctccgtggcatgtgggatcttcccggaccagggctcgaacccgtgtcccctgcattggcagacggattcttaaccactgcgccacgagggaagtccctatttgttatttattttgtttatttttggctgcgtcgggtcttagttgcggcatgcgggatctttgttgaggcatgctggatctttcgttgtggcacacgggcttctctctagttgcggcgtgcaggctccagggcacgtgggctctgtagtttgcggcacacgggctctggtTGAGGcgtgagagctcagtagttgtggcactagggctctagttgaggtgcgtgagcttagttgctccacagcctgtgggatcttagttccctgaccagggatcgaacccacgtcccctgcattgtaaggcggattttttactgctggaccaccagcgaagtcctccACCTATATTTTTGCTGGATTTTAAACTCTTTAAGAAATCTGTCTTAGTGTAGTTTGATTGTGGAAGGCAGATACGTGATTGCGTCTCCTATGTGTGTCTTCTAGAggattttaagtgtttttttagaatttttttgtcCCTTTGTCCGTTGGTTTGGCAGGATTGCTCCTGCCATGTTGCGCCAGGCTTCCTATGGCACCATCAAGATAGGCACCTACCAGAGCTTGAAGCGGTTATTTGTCGAGCGCCCGGAAGGTGAGTGGGGAGTTCTTTTTCCACTTGTGGACAGGAggtgggttgtttgtcttttttattcaaGTGGTTTGGGATCGATTTTGTTGTTTGTGACTTTACTACTGTGGAGGAGAACTTTGGGTTGGGTGTAAAATCTAGATGAATTATACTTAAAGCAAGTCAGATACCAGGTGAATTTAGTGGGGGAGCAGTTAGAAAGAGCAGTCTTACAAAGATCTTAATGAGTTGTCCTCGTTTCCACAATGTCCAGACTAGAGGGTATGTTGTTGTAGTTCTAGCCCACTTAAAATTCTCTACAATCATAGGAATTATCACCTATTTTTCAGGAAAGCAGTGACTACATTTTCTTAGTATTAAGAACTCTGAGTTCTAATATTCTCTTGCGGGTTGATTCTTCGACTTTGCTTTAATCCATAGAAGTTTCTGTCTTTTTTACAAAGAGGTGAGCACTAGTTACTGTTCTGTGAGAGCAGTGAGCAGGAgcaaagatgttttaaaagtgCTTcagtagatttcttttttttgtttttttagaagtTATATTGTATTCTGGGCAATATCGTATTCGAAAATTTACCCgcttttttgctgtttttaaacGAATGCTTcagaaaaagttttgtttttttttttagcatctttattggagtataattgctttacaatggtgtgttagtttctgctgtgtaacaaagtgaaccagctatacatatacatatgttcccataactcttccctcttgcttcagtatatttcaaattaaatatgtatgacatgctttaaaattttatctccaCCTTATCTCATAGGAGGGTATCTCTTATTCTCCTACCAGTTGGTGTACGACCTCATCTTAATTGCAGTGGTCTGCACTTACACACAAAAGTGAATTATGGTTCACTTCCATGATAATTCACATGGTTACTCTTGCGTGATAATTCACATTCCTTTTTAGGTGTCAAGAAATTTTGCTAAGCAAAATCCCTAATCCTTTGAAAATTACTTGATTCATTAAGCATGTATTTCTGTAGTTTCTTAAATGAACAAGGGATGTGTAAGTGAATTACACCTGTACATGAGTTACTCATATGAAGAGCCCTGTACGTATGAAGAGTCAAATAAtatgtctttgtttgcagatgaaacCCTTCTGATAAACGTGGTCTGTGGAATTCTCTCTGGAGTCATATCCTCAACCATTGCTAATCCAACTGACGTTTTGAAAGTAAGCAGTGCTACCTGTGTCTTATAGGCACACTCTGCATTTTCTTATTGTAGTCAACATTCAGATAATGAAAATCTGTGAGTATATACTCACATATACTCTGTATGTGTGAATCTTTACAATTTTAGTGCCATGAAGACTCAGAAACATACACTAGGTGGATTTCCCACTGATACAGAGAAGCTCACAAATAGGGCCCATTTTTGGAGACTGGTGATTTTGGAGGTTTTGGTGAttaaccagaaaaaagaaaattaggctTAGAtgcatttgaatttcatttttcattgaaaATCTCCCTTGTTTTTATTGGTTCATTAAAATAGATGGGCTGTTGGGAATTCCccgttggtccagtggttaggacttggcgctttcactgctgagggtgcgggttcagtccctggtcggggaactaagatctcgaaAGCCgcacgacgcagccaaaaaataaaaaataaaataaaataggtggACTGCAAGTTTTACAGCAGTCTAGGCAGCTCGTTGATGACCGTTTCTGAAGGCGTTACGTTTTCCATTAATTTGATTTCAGGAAatagtaatgaaaatatttacatagcTACAGTTAGACGTAATGCATTAGATGACCTTATCAACAATACCAGGGATACAGCCTCCTTAAATCCTTTTTATAATAAGGCAAGGGACTAActaattaaagaaaatcaaaattagGTGTGAGTTATTGGTCAAACCCTCTCAAGttattcctttccttcccttcccgcattctttttctttcccccattATTTAAGCAGCATTCACTGTGCTTCTACCTTGCACCAGTTGGTGTACTATATGCTTAGAATCCAAAAATGAGTCAGGCAAGGACCCCGCCTTCAGCTTTCAATCTAATAGGAGCTTCCGACAACATCAGAATTGCATGCAGCAGGGTGTTGGGTGCACTACAGTTACACACGGTGTGAATAGAAGTACCAGGCCCTTTTGCCCTAAGTTTACCCTGTGCTGGGGTAAAATTGCTAGAGAAAAATATCCACACTCCTATTAACCTCTTAAATGTATATCAGGGCTATGGAAAGGCAATTcctgcattttgttttgttttctcatgttAGCCTGGCAATAACAGTTCCCTTTAGAATTAGAGGGTAATGCATGTGCTCCCTAAACCAAAATAAGGTACCAGTTTTTTAGTGAGAAGtccctttttattcttaaaaatgcagAGAGCCTAcatcaaacattatttttatgttgGAATATTGGTCATGTGAATTCCATGGCGGTTTGTAAAGTTCACTTGTAAGTTCCCGTGTAACAGAGTGTGACGGACATCACATGGCCATCCTTTGGCCAGCACGTCTGCATACCTTGGGGTTTGGCTGGTTGGAAATAATAGGGCTTGGAGTAACTAATTTAAGAAATGTGCTTGCCCATGCTTGGTGCTGCCAGGTACACTGGATACTCATTAATTATGTTAAATCTTTAGAATTAACCatgattttctctctttcctactTAGTAACTAGAGGGAGATatgccattttctttccttttcaaaagactattttaaaaaaatttctttttgacACTTAATGAGCTACTGCATGCAAGACTGGACTCTACTAGATTCTTTTTGTTGATTCTTAAGTGCCAAAGAACCAATCCTGATAAATTTAAACTAACATTGTAGTAATATTTATATTACAGTATTTTTCTTCTAATGGTTACTAAACAACagattgaataattttttttaagtctgcatTTGGGGAGAAACATGCTAGTTTCTTTCTCACGTTAGTCTTTAATTTCTAGATTCGGATGCAAGCACAAAACAGCACCCTTCAAGGAGGAATGATAGGCAACTTCATTCACATTTACCAGCAAGAGGGAACAAGAGGACTTTGGAAGGTAAGCTTGAAAAACAGACCCAACTGACTTAGTTcttccccttttttaaaaaatttatttttcctatttttattattttatttaatccaaatgGTATAATGGAGTAAAGGAAGAAGGATGACATCTGCCCTTGAAGAGATCTTCTTCCTTAATttccttaatctgtaaaatgaaaacatgtcatGATTTTACATAAGGAGTATGTCGTGATTTTAAAGTACCTTTTGAATAATTCATATGTAAGAAATTCTGTGAGGGTTGAatactttgtttgtttgctttttttccccctaagttcTTATGGAGAAGGGGTTATAGTTACATTGGATTTTTTGATCTGTATGGTTTCATGGCTCTTAAGTGAAGACTGTATGCTGGTATGGAATGCTATTTCCTAGTATTCTAGGGACTGTCATCTCATAGATTAGATCCTAAAGGTCATCCAGTCTGATCCTCTCCATACATACAAGGCAAccggaggctctgagaggtgagTCGTCCTGGTCAAGGTCGTACAGTTAGTGCCAGAATCAGAATTAGACTTTGGGGCTTCTGACTTCTTACCGTCTGGATTTTTCTACTCTTTCACTCTACATTTCTACCTACCAGCAGGAAAACGTAAAAATTGGCCATAGTTTGTAGGAGAGAGATATCTGACttgttattattgatatttttaccCAGGGCGTGTCCCTTACTGCTCAGAGGGCTGCTATTGTTGTTGGTGTGGAGCTGCCGGTCTACGACCTCACCAAGAAGCATCTGATTCTCTCGGGCTTGATGGGAGACACTGTGTATACCCATTTCCTGTATgtttatggattttaaaaaaattaatattttaggtaTGCATGAGCTTAGGGTAGAAATTTGCTGCAAATTTAtagacattttaaagaaagtttattataaaagtattatattctcatatttgaaaaattatgatACGGAAGTAAACCAGGAAAAAGTATGTCCTTACCCCTTTACATAGGTAGCCATTGTTAACTGTTTGATATGTACCTTCAGGTGTTTTCTATGCATATGCAAATATGTCTACAAAAGTATATTACATGTGCTTTATTATACAGCTACGATCATGCTTGGCATTCTCTTGCTtgccttttattatatttttttatttttctgctttattgaggtataattggcaagTAGAATTGTAAGATACTTAAAGTGCACAATATGGTTAGATACACGTATGCATTATGAAGTGATTACCCTCAtcgagttaattaacacatccatcatttTATGTCAGtgtgaaaacatttaaattctactctcgtagcaaatttaaattatatataatactgtGTTGTCAACCATAATCACCaagttatacattagatcctcagaccttattcatctcatAACTGAAATTTTTGTACGCTTTTAGCAACTTCTTCCCAACCCCAAGTTCTGGTAAACACTTTTtgactctctgtttctatgacatTTGGCAGTTTTGGAGACTGTTCTGATTCTTATGTGCTAATGACATCTACTGGGTAGAGGCCAGCgagctgctaaacatcttacaatgcacaggacagacgtccacaacaaagaattatctggtccaaaatgttaGTAGTGATGAAGTTGTGAAACCCTACTCTGAGTTAGTTGATACCAGGGCTGGTCTATGGTAGTCTTGTGACTGAAAGTTTAGTAGAACCCAGGGCCCTGGTGGGCATCACATTACAGTGAGGAAATCTTTTTCTCTGATCTCTAAGAGCAATATAGTTGTGAGATGGCTAAAATTACTCTGATGCCTATTTGTAGGtgaatagatagataaaatagatCATCCTTGGAGGACGTTCCTTCCTGTTTCTATGATTCATTGACATTCCAGAACCTCAAAGGTATTCTTAGTCGAGGCTGGAATTTATAAGCCAGTATAAACAATGCTGGTGTTTAAGAAGTCTGTGCAGCTCTTTAGATGAGGGCCTCATTCTCATATATTCCATCCTGTTACCTGTTACTTTAACCTAGTTTGGGAGGAAGCTGTTTCCTGCCCTTGATAGTAGGGGCTGCAGCTCAGGGgtatgaaattttttatttttcaaatggtcTCTTCTTTATAGCTCAAGCTTCACCTGTGGGCTGGCGGGGGCCCTGGCCTCAAACCCTGTCGATGTGGTGAGGACACGTATGATGAATCAGAGAgtccttcaagatggcagatgCCCTGGCTACACAGGTTCCCTGGATTGCTTGTTACAGGTGAGCGGGGATGTCCGTCTGTACGCTGTTGTGAATGCCTTTCGTGGCTCATTGGTTTCCATGTTGCCCTCTGAAGAGTTtcttttcatgatttaaaaacacAAGGGTTTAGAGCCTGACGAACCTGTGATTCTGTCATTTGTAATCGTGTGACTTCACCTCGGTTTCCTCACAAGTGAAATGggacaataaataataatagcacctacatCACAGGATTATTATAAAAATCACTGAGATCATACCTACAaaatagcacagtgcctggaataatGTTATGTAGAAAcatcatatacatttataataataagTATAGACATAATAATAAAACCTTGTTAGTATAATAAGGGACACTATGGTGAAGTAAGTACATTTATTTGTTAGTCTTCAACATTCTCATGGATTGCTTCAATCTGTGAAACAGCcccccaaatatatatttatatttgtatttattttatttatatttatttaaccaaAGAAGTATCTAAATTTTGAGGGCTAATATAACTAAGATGAGTGATGCTCTAAAGCCTTGAGATGGTACAGAGTTTTTGCCACACGGGGCTAACTTTTATAAATACAAAATCTAAATGAATATTTAGAAGTGAAAGTTCATTTTTCTTATATCTCTGCTCTGCTGTGAAGCATGAGAAAATAGTCATATTTTCTGTGATTATAGTAGAACTGTGTCTCCTTCCAGAATATATCACCTTCCTGTTGAGTCAAACTGGAATGAACATCCTTCATTCGGACATCTCTCAAAGGAACACATGAATCTTACCTTAATTCTCAGTTTAAATAATTGGGCCTACTGTTCCTGAGTAGATGAAAGTTTGTGACTGTCTCCCCTACTGGATTGCCAGCAGCCAAAGATGAGGGACCACTTTTGTGGTTGCTGTTTTCCGGCATGATGCTGGCACATCCCTAGACTTCAAATATTGCTTTAATGAAGCAAAGATACTTAATGTTATCTATCCAACAACATGAAATAGTGGTACTCTGAATTATGTCTTTACTGCCATTGcctcctttttttatttctgacctgCTGTAAGACCACATGGCAAGGAGGCA includes the following:
- the SLC25A30 gene encoding kidney mitochondrial carrier protein 1 isoform X2; this translates as MLHALVRIGREEGLKALYSGIAPAMLRQASYGTIKIGTYQSLKRLFVERPEDETLLINVVCGILSGVISSTIANPTDVLKIRMQAQNSTLQGGMIGNFIHIYQQEGTRGLWKGVSLTAQRAAIVVGVELPVYDLTKKHLILSGLMGDTVYTHFLSSFTCGLAGALASNPVDVVRTRMMNQRVLQDGRCPGYTGSLDCLLQTWKNEGFFALYKGFWPNWLRLGPWNIIFFVTYEQLKKLDL
- the SLC25A30 gene encoding kidney mitochondrial carrier protein 1 isoform X1 — protein: MSALNWKPFVYGGLASITAECGTFPIDLTKTRLQIQGQKNDANFKEIRYRGMLHALVRIGREEGLKALYSGIAPAMLRQASYGTIKIGTYQSLKRLFVERPEDETLLINVVCGILSGVISSTIANPTDVLKIRMQAQNSTLQGGMIGNFIHIYQQEGTRGLWKGVSLTAQRAAIVVGVELPVYDLTKKHLILSGLMGDTVYTHFLSSFTCGLAGALASNPVDVVRTRMMNQRVLQDGRCPGYTGSLDCLLQTWKNEGFFALYKGFWPNWLRLGPWNIIFFVTYEQLKKLDL